The genomic region CGCGTCGCCTCGGGGCTCGTCCATCCCGTGCACGTCACCGCCCCGCGGCTCGATCCCAACCGGGTCTTCGTGGTGGAGCAGCCGGGCCGGATCCGGATCATCAAGAATGGCGCCCTGCTCGGCACCCCGTTCCTCGCCATCGAGAGTAGAGTGCTGAGTGCCGGCTCCGAGCAGGGGCTGCTCAGCGTCGCCTTCCACCCCGACTTCGAGACCAACGGCTTCCTGTTCGTGAACTACACGCGCCAGACCGACGGGGCCACGGTCATCGCGCGCTACCAGGTGAGCGGCAACCCCGACGTGGCCGACGCGGGGAGTGAGCACGTGCTCCTCACGATCCCGCAGCCGTTCGCGAACCATAACGGGGGGCTGAACGTCTTCGGCCCCGATGGCTTTCTCTACGTCGGCATGGGCGACGGCGGCAGTGGGTGCGATCCGAATGAGAACGCGCAGAACGACGCCTCGCTCCTCGGGAAGCTCCTGCGCATCAATGTCAGCACCGAGACCTACCAGATCTGGGCGAAGGGGCTGCGCAATCCTTGGCGCTTCAGTTTCGACCGCGCCACCGGCGACCTCTACATCGCGGACGTCGGCCAGAACCTGTGGGAGGAGGTCGACTATCAGCCGGCGCCGGCCGGGAGCGGGCTCAACTACGGCTGGGACTTCTACGAGGGGCGGCACTGCTCCTCTGGCTCGGGATGCCCGGATCCTTGCCCGGCCCCCACCGGCCTCACGATGCCCGTCCTCGAGTACTGCCACTCCCAGGTGGACCCGGCCTGCGGCAGCCACCCTCGTGGCTGCGCGATCACCGGCGGCTTCGTCTATCGCGGCTGCCGGATGCCGGACCTGCGCGGGACTTACTTCTACTCGGACTACTGCACGGCCTTCATCCGCACCTTCCGCGGCGTCCTCGGCGGCAACGCGCAGAACCTCGCTGACCGCACCGCGGACGTCGCGCCGGGAGGCGGCCTGTCGATCGGCAGCGTGACCTCATTCGGCGAAGATGCGCGCGGCGAGCTGTACGTCACGGACCACGGGAGCGGCGCCGCCGACGGCGAGGTCTTCAAGCTCGTCCCCGGGAGCTGAGCCGGGCGGGGCACCTCGTCCCGCGCGCCCGACACCTCTCCTCGCCTGACGGCATCGAAGGCGCGAGGAGGATGGACCATGCGGAGCGAGTTGATCGCCGCGATCGCACTGGCCGTGCTGATGTTCGCGCTCGCGCACAGCGGCCACGCGGCCGGCACGTACGCCCACACGAGCGAGCCCTTCGCGGGCGTCAAGGCGAACACGGGGACGGTCACGCACTCGACGGAGGGCGGCCGTAGCGCGCTGACGCTCTCGGACGACTTCGAGGTGCCCGACACCCCCGATCCCCACTGGCAAGTGGTCGACTCCAAGGGGAGGACGTACCTGCTCCAGCGTCTCCCGGTGAAGGGCGACAAGGTGAACCGCTCGATCATCGTGCCCGCCTACGTGCCCGACGTGGCCTGACCGCGCGCACGCGGCTGTACCGCATCCGCCTCAAGATCCCGGGCATTCGCCCGTGAAGGAGGAACGAGTCATGGCAGTTGGAGTCATTCGCACGCAGAGCAACGCCATCCAGGCAACGGCCACGCTGGAGGCGGTGGGGCAAGCCATCGTGCGCTACGGCCTCGTGCTGGTCGTCGGCTGGATCGGCGCGATGAAGTTCACGGCGTACGAGGCAGCGGGCATCCAGCCGCTGGTGGCCAACAGCCCGCTCATGAGCTGGATGTACGGCTTCCTGAGCGTCCGGGCGTTCTCGAATCTCCTCGGGGCGGTCGAGGTCGCGGTCGCCGTGATGATCGCGCTCCGGCCGGTGTCTTCGCGGATCGCGGCGGTGGGGAGCGGGATGGCGGTGATGATGTTCCTAACCACGCTCAGCTTCCTCTTCTCCACGCCCGGCTGGGAGCCCAGCCTGGGAGGCTTCCCGGCGCTGTCGGTCGTCCCCGGGCAGTTCCTGCTGAAGGACGTGGTGCTGCTCGGGGCGGCGGTGTGGTCGCTGGGTGAGGCGCTGAGCGCCGCCCGCACCTGATGCCCTCCGCGCACGCCAACGGCGCCGAGCTCTTCTACCTCGAGGTCGGGAAGGGTGTGCCCTGCCTCGTCATGCACGGCGGGCTGGGCGTCGATCACACCCAGTTCCGCGACGGGCTCGACCCGCTCGGGGATGTGCTGCGCCTCGTGTACTACGATCATCGTTGCAACGGCCGTTCTGGACGGCCGCCCATCGAGACGCTCACGCTCGAGCAGCTCGCCGACGACGCCGACGCGCTGCGGTCTCACCTCGGTTACGAGAGGGTCGCGGTGCTGGGGCACTCGTACGGAGGCTGCCTCGCCCTGCAGCATGCGCTGCGCCATCCACGCCACCTGAGCCACCTGGTCCTGGTCGGCACCACGGCGGCGTGGGACTACACCGAGGAGCTCGTCGCCGAGCTGCGGCGCCGCCGGCCCCGCCCCGCGGTGCTCGCGGCCTTCCTCGACCTCCCCGCGGACGACGCCACCTTCGCGCGGAACCAGGAGCTGGTCGCCGCCGCCCTCGGCTTTCACGCCTTGGGTCCCGCGCGCGCGAAGCGGCTCTTCGGCGAGACCCTCTGGAGCCCCGCGGCCAACGCGCGCAGCCGGGAGCTCATGGCGGGCTGCGACGTGGTGTCGCGCCTGGGCGAGATCGACGTCCCCACGCTCATCCTGAGCGGCCGGCACGACTTCTTCTGCCCGCCGTCGCAGGCGGAGCGGCTGCGGCGGGGCATCCGGGGCTCGCAGCTGGTCGTGTTCGAGCAGAGCGGACATTATCCGTTCGTCGAGGAGGCCGAGGCGTTCCGCCACGCGGTGCGGGCGTGGCTGGCGCAGCCCTCAAAGCAGGCCGCCAGGGAGCTCGCGTGAGCCCCTCAGCGCTTCCTGCCCCGAGCGGGTGGCCGCCGCCGCTCCGTCCGTTCGGTGCGGGCCCGTGCCGCAAGTTGGCGAAATCGAGGGAGCAGCTCCGGCCACGTGCGTCGAAGGTAGCGCGCGACGGTCACGCCGGGCGCCCCCGCCTTCAGCAGCGCGACAACGTCCGCGTCGTCCTGGATACGCGCCGTTTCGAGCTTCATGAGGATCAGGTGCTCCACCGGAACGACCGGCAGGAGCCGCCGGGCTCGCGACGAGCGCGCGAGTGCCCGCTCGTCGCCCTCGAAGGCCGAGCCGAGGAGGTCGACGTCGACGTTCGTCCGCTCGTCGCGCATCCTGGCCCCGATCGGCGTCCGGCCGCCCCGAAAGCCAGCGGCGCGCAACGCCTTCATCGCCCGCGACAGATCGCCAGCATGCACCAGGAGGTCGACGTCCTTCGTGAAGCGCTCGTAGCCGTGCTCGATCACGGCGAAGCCGCCGGCGACGGCAAAGTGGATCCCGGCCTCGCGCAGGATGCGGCCGACGCGCGTCAGCGTCTCGTCCACCGGGCCGACGGGAACCTCGCGCACCCATGCGGCCTGCAGGAGCTCGCGATAGCTGCGGAGTGCCGCGGCGCGCATCGGTTGACCTGCCGATTCTTTCCTACGCTTCCATGCAGCCCGAGTCGAGCCGTGGAGCGCTCGTGGGCGCCAGGAGCGGCGCCTCGTTCCGCTGCTCGCGCTGCGGCTTGGAGAACGCGCGGGGCATCCTAGTTGCCGTGCGCGTGCGGCTCTGTTTCGGGCGATCGGATGTTCTGAGGCGCCGCGCGGCGTGGTAGACACGTCCGCATGGAGTACGTCCGTCTCGGCCGCAGCGGGCTCCGGGTCAGCCGGCTCTGCCTCGGCACCATGAACTTCGGTCCGCTCACGAGCGAGAGCGACAGCTTCGCCATCATGGACCGCACGCTCGAGCGCGGGGTCAACTTCTTCGACACTGCCGACGTGTACGGCTGGCGCACCGGCGAGGGCGTCACCGAACAGATCATCGGCCGCTGGCTCGCGCAGGGCGGCGGCCGGCGCGAGCGGATCGTCCTCGCGACGAAGGTCTACGGGAGGATGGGCCCAGGACCGAACGACGGGCGCCTCTCCGCCTATCACATCCGCCAGGCGTGCGAAGGCAGCCTCCGCCGCCTGCGCACCGACCACATCGACCTCTACCAGATGCACCACATCGACCGGGACACGCCGTGGGACGAGCTGTGGCAGGCGATGGAGGTGCTCGTGCAGCAGGGGAAGGTGCTCTACGTCGGGAGCAGCAACCTCGCCGGCTGGCAGATCGCCCAGGCGAGCGCCACGGCGGCGGCGCGCCACTTCCTCGGGCTGGTGACGGAGCAGAGCGTCTACAACCTGGTGACGCGCATGATCGAGCTCGAGGTCATCCCCGCCTGCCGCGCGCACGGGATCGGGCTCGTTCCGTACAGCCCGCTCGCGGGTGGGCTCCTTGGCGGCGCCCTCGAGAAGGCGGCCGGGGGCCGGCGCGCAACCGAGCGGCAGCAGCGCCTGCTCGAGCGCCACGGCGACCGGGTAGCGGCCTACGAAGCGCTCTGTCGCGAGCTGGGCCACCATCCCGCCGAGGTGGCGCTGGCATGGGTGCTGCGAAACCCGGCCGTCACGTCGCCCATCGTGGGGCCGCGGACCATGGCGCAGCTCGACGCGAGTCTCCGCGCACTCGAGCTCCGGCTCTCCGAGGACGCGCTCGCGAAGCTCGACCGCGTCTTCCCGGGCCCGGGCGGTGAGGCGCCGGAAGCCTACGCGTGGTGAGAAGCGATCGCGCAGCTACAAGCCTGAAGGGCATCGCGTAGCTCGTTCCGACACCCTGCCTCCGGGTTGACACGAGGGCTAGTTTCGCCTAATGTTCGCCTCCCGCCCCCCACCATTACTATGCCGCTCCCGGCCTCTTCCCTCAGAAGCCTCGATCTCGTCCCGCCCGAGCATCTCGAGCCGCCGCCCGGTGACCAGCGGCGTCACCTCGTGCGTGACGAGTGCGCGCTCCTTCTCGACGGCTACCTCCGCCGCCTCGCGCGCCAGGAGGCGAGCGGCCGCCGCGTCCTCGGCGCCGTGGCCCGCGCCTTCCTCGGGCAGAAGGGCCAGCACGCGCTCGGCTTTGCCCGGGTCGGCGACTACGTGCGCGAGCGCCTCGGCCTCTCCGCCCGTGAGCTCCAGTCACTCGCGCACGTGAACGCGCGGCTGGCCGAGCTGCCCGACGTCGCGGCGGCCTTCGCAGGCGGCAAGCTCTCCTGGACGCAGGTGCGGTTGCTGGTCGGCGTGGCGACGCCGGAGACGGCGACGGCCTGGGTCGAGACGGCCCGCGGCCGCACGGTGCGCGCGCTCGCGGCCATCATCGCGCGCGAGAGCGGGCGCCCCGCCGAGCGCGACGACACGCTCGACGACGAGCCGCGCGTGCAGATTCGGCTCTCCTGCCCGCGCCGCGTGCGCGAGCGCTGGCACGAGGTCACCGTGCTCGCCCGCGCCGTCATGGGTGCGGAGGTCGCGCCGTGGCAGGTCGCGGACGCCGTGGCGGCCGAAGGGTTCTCGGCGCGCGACATCGAGCCCGAGGACCCGATGGCCGGGCTGCCCGGCCCCGAGTCCGATCCGCCACCCGAGCGCCTGGATCTCGACGAGACGCCCGCCGTCTTCGGTGACCTCGACTGGACGGCGGTCGAGGAGGCGTTGCCCGCGGACCTCGAGCGGCTGCAGGACGGCGCGAGCGAGGTGAACGCCTTCGCGCTCGACCAGCGGATGCGGGTGCTCGTCCGCGCCATGCAAAGGATCGACTGGCAGATGGGCCGTCTCCTGCGCACCTTCTTCGCGCTGCGCCTGCACCGAAACATGGGGTTCCCGTCGGCGGCGTCCTACGCGCGCGAGCGCCTCGGGCTCTCGGCCCGCAAGGCGCGGGC from Deltaproteobacteria bacterium harbors:
- a CDS encoding PQQ-dependent sugar dehydrogenase encodes the protein RVASGLVHPVHVTAPRLDPNRVFVVEQPGRIRIIKNGALLGTPFLAIESRVLSAGSEQGLLSVAFHPDFETNGFLFVNYTRQTDGATVIARYQVSGNPDVADAGSEHVLLTIPQPFANHNGGLNVFGPDGFLYVGMGDGGSGCDPNENAQNDASLLGKLLRINVSTETYQIWAKGLRNPWRFSFDRATGDLYIADVGQNLWEEVDYQPAPAGSGLNYGWDFYEGRHCSSGSGCPDPCPAPTGLTMPVLEYCHSQVDPACGSHPRGCAITGGFVYRGCRMPDLRGTYFYSDYCTAFIRTFRGVLGGNAQNLADRTADVAPGGGLSIGSVTSFGEDARGELYVTDHGSGAADGEVFKLVPGS
- a CDS encoding DUF417 family protein; this translates as MAVGVIRTQSNAIQATATLEAVGQAIVRYGLVLVVGWIGAMKFTAYEAAGIQPLVANSPLMSWMYGFLSVRAFSNLLGAVEVAVAVMIALRPVSSRIAAVGSGMAVMMFLTTLSFLFSTPGWEPSLGGFPALSVVPGQFLLKDVVLLGAAVWSLGEALSAART
- a CDS encoding alpha/beta fold hydrolase, which codes for MPSAHANGAELFYLEVGKGVPCLVMHGGLGVDHTQFRDGLDPLGDVLRLVYYDHRCNGRSGRPPIETLTLEQLADDADALRSHLGYERVAVLGHSYGGCLALQHALRHPRHLSHLVLVGTTAAWDYTEELVAELRRRRPRPAVLAAFLDLPADDATFARNQELVAAALGFHALGPARAKRLFGETLWSPAANARSRELMAGCDVVSRLGEIDVPTLILSGRHDFFCPPSQAERLRRGIRGSQLVVFEQSGHYPFVEEAEAFRHAVRAWLAQPSKQAARELA
- a CDS encoding nucleotidyltransferase family protein, translating into MRAAALRSYRELLQAAWVREVPVGPVDETLTRVGRILREAGIHFAVAGGFAVIEHGYERFTKDVDLLVHAGDLSRAMKALRAAGFRGGRTPIGARMRDERTNVDVDLLGSAFEGDERALARSSRARRLLPVVPVEHLILMKLETARIQDDADVVALLKAGAPGVTVARYLRRTWPELLPRFRQLAARARTERTERRRPPARGRKR
- a CDS encoding aldo/keto reductase encodes the protein MEYVRLGRSGLRVSRLCLGTMNFGPLTSESDSFAIMDRTLERGVNFFDTADVYGWRTGEGVTEQIIGRWLAQGGGRRERIVLATKVYGRMGPGPNDGRLSAYHIRQACEGSLRRLRTDHIDLYQMHHIDRDTPWDELWQAMEVLVQQGKVLYVGSSNLAGWQIAQASATAAARHFLGLVTEQSVYNLVTRMIELEVIPACRAHGIGLVPYSPLAGGLLGGALEKAAGGRRATERQQRLLERHGDRVAAYEALCRELGHHPAEVALAWVLRNPAVTSPIVGPRTMAQLDASLRALELRLSEDALAKLDRVFPGPGGEAPEAYAW
- a CDS encoding HNH endonuclease, whose amino-acid sequence is MPLPASSLRSLDLVPPEHLEPPPGDQRRHLVRDECALLLDGYLRRLARQEASGRRVLGAVARAFLGQKGQHALGFARVGDYVRERLGLSARELQSLAHVNARLAELPDVAAAFAGGKLSWTQVRLLVGVATPETATAWVETARGRTVRALAAIIARESGRPAERDDTLDDEPRVQIRLSCPRRVRERWHEVTVLARAVMGAEVAPWQVADAVAAEGFSARDIEPEDPMAGLPGPESDPPPERLDLDETPAVFGDLDWTAVEEALPADLERLQDGASEVNAFALDQRMRVLVRAMQRIDWQMGRLLRTFFALRLHRNMGFPSAASYARERLGLSARKARALVALERKTWDATALLAAYRDGELSWLRALTIMPVLSEETAAAWIARAKAVTVRRLVDEAEWVVERRAAGASPAVSEPPPPGASLVLPERQMRAHEECPPLDAEIVFFAPASLKVLLREAIAAFAEPLEPPWRGFERLLEHAWTEWQQQPRHRDPVFARDGWRCAVPACTSRRNLHDHHLLFRSRGGGNARDNRITVCAWHHLRGIHQGRVRAWGTAPDDVTWELGVRPGCAPLLRLEGDEYLVER